Proteins from a single region of Spodoptera frugiperda isolate SF20-4 chromosome 8, AGI-APGP_CSIRO_Sfru_2.0, whole genome shotgun sequence:
- the LOC118275590 gene encoding dol-P-Man:Man(7)GlcNAc(2)-PP-Dol alpha-1,6-mannosyltransferase, with amino-acid sequence MVQLLYIIASLHVLLCPFTKVEESFNIQATHDILYHRHNLSQYDHNEFPGVVPRTFIGPLVIAFLSAPVVSFFQLTGIHKFWMQYVVRLMLAASVIGAWTRLRNALLKQFGSTYAWWFTLITVTQYHFMFYMSRPLPNIMVLPLVLLAFEGWVSGKHKQFIVAAGASIVIFRAELAMLFGLFLLIDLHFKKIDFTKLFKIVVPTGVGLVALTVAVDSIFWGRLLWPEAEVFWYNTVMNKSSEWGTSPFLWYFYSALPRGLGPSLVLIPVGLYLDRRLIQYAAPAFVYIILYSFLPHKELRFIIYVFPLLNMASAAACSYVYVRRTKAPIYELMFWGSVFVILGNVIISLAFILVAMTNYPGGVAITRFHKLMKNEPFVHVHICNLAAQTGVTRFTQINDSWRYSKNESLALEQLQDYTHLLVEAKSKYSPNLKYFAQTHVILDSVESFSQVAMNYKLMPPVKIKTKPAIFILERKDFREFPHGHNLAAVSDPYTRMQIDEAVSKNEDVVDVVNYENINELGSMQSEPEADAEVQTDDNISSENLSTTEVIESTVDEATQKPSEDIIEEVEEPIQKDVKVDNKLPKFPKAKKAFDDLKMLRQERKKKAIEKIKTETRKEVVESAKEKLKEIMKRHKHIAVELSENIISDMSAEIEEKDGRGDIPETEVTPEEPKPDLVDKEEIKEESKEQGDAIKEDLIDKVETTNNTNENIDTIVEEVILRLIDRKIYDDKTKPEDIKPEDRLMIQKIVEEVISEKLNYSNIDSNNNNK; translated from the exons ATGGTCCAATTACTTTATATTATCGCCAGCTTACATGTGTTATTATGTCCATTTACAAAAGTAGAAGAAAGTTTTAATATCCAAGCCACACACGACATTTTATATCATCGACATAACCTCTCACAG TACGATCATAATGAGTTCCCGGGAGTGGTGCCGCGCACTTTCATCGGTCCGCTAGTTATAGCATTTCTTTCGGCGCCAGTAGTGTCGTTCTTTCAACTTACCGGAATACACAAATTTTGGATGCAATATGTAG tgCGATTGATGCTGGCTGCGTCAGTGATAGGAGCATGGACTCGACTGAGGAATGCTCTGCTGAAGCAGTTTGGAAGTACCTATGCATGGTGGTTCACACTGATCACAGTTACCCAGTACCACTTTATGTTCTATATGAGCCGGCCATTACCTAACATTATGGTGCTACCACTAG TGCTCCTAGCGTTTGAGGGATGGGTGTCTGGCAAACATAAACAATTCATTGTGGCCGCTGGAGCCTCCATCGTAATATTCAGAGCAGAGCTAGCCATGCTGTTTGGACTGTTCCTCCTCATAGACCTGCATTTCAAGAAGATAGATTTTACTAA ATTGTTCAAGATAGTAGTGCCAACGGGAGTGGGACTAGTGGCTCTGACGGTGGCAGTGGACTCTATATTCTGGGGCCGACTGCTCTGGCCTGAAGCTGAAGTCTTCTGGTACAACACAGTGATGAACAAAAGCTCTGAATGGGGT ACTTCACCGTTCCTCTGGTACTTCTATTCAGCTCTTCCACGAGGTCTAGGTCCCAGTCTAGTCCTGATTCCAGTAGGGCTGTACCTAGACCGCAGACTGATCCAGTATGCTGCGCCAGCATTTGTGTACATAATCCTGTACTCCTTCCTACCACATAAGGAACTGCGGTTCATCATCTACGTCTTCCCCTTGCTCAATATGGCGTCTGCGGCCGCCTGCTCTTATGT GTATGTAAGAAGAACAAAAGCACCGATATACGAGCTGATGTTCTGGGGCTCAGTGTTTGTGATACTTGGCAACGTTATCATATCATTAGCATTCATTCTGGTCGCCATGACTAATTACCCCGGTGGAGTCGCTATTACTAG ATTCCACAAACTAATGAAGAATGAACCATTCGTCCATGTACACATCTGTAACTTAGCTGCTCAAACCGGCGTGACGAGGTTCACGCAAATTAACGATAGTTGGAGATATAGCAAGAACGAATCGTTAGCTCTAGAACAATTACAAGATTATACTCATCTTCTTGTTGAAGCAAAAAGCAAGTACTCACCTAATCTTAAATACTTTGCCCAGACACATGTGATCTTAGATAGTGTAGAATCGTTCTCCCAAGTGGCTATGAATTATAAACTAATGCCTcctgtaaaaattaaaacaaaaccgGCCATTTTCATATTAGAACGCAAAGATTTTCGTGAATTTCCTCATGGACACAATCTTGCGGCTGTGTCCGATCCTTATACTCGCATGCAAATAGATGAAGCGGTATCAAAGAATGAAGATGTTGTCGATGTCGTAAACTATGAAAATATCAATGAATTAGGATCCATGCAATCGGAACCTGAGGCAGATGCTGAAGTACAAACCGATGACAATATATCATCAGAAAATTTAAGTACAACAGAAGTAATTGAATCAACCGTCGACGAAGCAACTCAAAAGCCTAGCGAAGATATCATTGAGGAAGTAGAGGAACCGATTCAGAAAGACGTCAAAGTAGACAATAAACTTCCAAAATTTCCTAAAGCAAAGAAAGCTTTCGATGATTTAAAGATGCTTAGACAAGAAAGGAAGAAGAAGGCTATAGagaaaattaaaacagaaacTCGTAAAGAGGTCGTAGAGTCAGCTAAAGAGAAACTGAAGGAAATCATGAAACGCCACAAACATATTGCAGTGGAACTTTCAGAGAATATCATATCTGATATGAGTGCTGAAATAGAGGAGAAGGATGGCAGAGGAGATATACCAGAAACCGAAGTTACTCCCGAAGAACCAAAACCAGATCTCGTAGataaagaagaaattaaagaaGAAAGCAAAGAACAGGGTGATGCAATAAAAGAAGATTTAATAGATAAAGTTGAGACTACAAATAATACGAATGAAAATATAGATACTATCGTTGAAGAGGTTATACTTAGATTAATAGATAGAAAAATTTATGACGACAAGACGAAACCTGAAGACATAAAGCCTGAAGACAGGCTCATGATAcagaaaattgttgaagaagTCATATCAGAGAAattgaattattcaaatattgatagcaataataataataaatga